Proteins co-encoded in one Ruegeria sp. YS9 genomic window:
- the gltX gene encoding glutamate--tRNA ligase, giving the protein MTEQVVTRFAPSPTGFLHIGGARTALFNWLYARGRGGKFLLRIEDTDRERSTPEATAAILQGMAWLGLDHDGDVISQFEGAARHAEVAHQLLAEGKAYKCFSFQEEIAAFRDQARSEGKSTLFRSPWRDADPSTHPDAPFAIRIKAPQDGVTVIHDQVQGDVSIRNDQLDDMILLRSDGTPVYMLAVVVDDHDMGVTHVIRGDDHLNNAARQMMIYEAMGWDVPVWAHIPLIHGPDGKKLSKRHGALGAQEYQAMGYPAAGMRNYLARLGWSHGDDEFFTDAQAKDWFDLDGIGKSPARFDLKKLENLCGQHIAISDDAALRQEIEAYLAAADLPPLTETQSSDLERAMYCLKDRARTFPELLEKAHFALTSRPIAPDEKAAKALATVSDGILTELTPHLQNVSWSRNELEEALNSFAESKELKFGKLAGPLRAALAGRAVTPSVFDMMLVLGREETLARLSEAAK; this is encoded by the coding sequence ATGACTGAACAGGTCGTCACTCGTTTTGCCCCCTCGCCCACCGGTTTCCTGCATATCGGCGGCGCGCGCACTGCATTGTTCAATTGGCTGTATGCGCGTGGTCGGGGTGGCAAATTCCTGCTGCGGATCGAAGACACCGATCGCGAACGTTCGACACCCGAGGCGACCGCCGCGATCCTTCAGGGCATGGCCTGGCTTGGCCTTGATCACGACGGTGATGTGATCAGCCAGTTCGAAGGGGCCGCCCGTCACGCCGAAGTCGCGCATCAGTTGCTGGCCGAGGGCAAAGCATACAAATGTTTCTCGTTTCAGGAAGAAATCGCGGCTTTCCGGGACCAAGCGCGCAGCGAAGGGAAATCAACCCTGTTCCGCAGCCCATGGCGGGACGCCGATCCCTCGACACATCCGGATGCACCTTTTGCCATACGCATCAAGGCGCCTCAGGACGGGGTGACCGTGATCCACGATCAGGTTCAGGGCGATGTGAGCATCCGCAACGACCAGTTGGACGACATGATTCTTCTGCGCTCGGACGGAACACCCGTCTACATGCTGGCAGTCGTCGTCGACGATCACGACATGGGCGTCACCCATGTCATCCGCGGCGACGATCACCTCAACAATGCCGCGCGGCAAATGATGATCTACGAAGCCATGGGCTGGGACGTTCCGGTCTGGGCGCATATCCCGCTGATTCACGGGCCTGATGGCAAGAAGCTGTCCAAGCGCCATGGTGCGCTTGGAGCGCAGGAGTATCAGGCCATGGGCTATCCCGCAGCCGGGATGCGCAATTACCTGGCCCGGCTGGGCTGGAGCCATGGCGACGATGAGTTTTTCACGGACGCGCAGGCAAAGGACTGGTTCGATCTGGATGGGATCGGCAAAAGCCCTGCACGGTTCGATCTGAAAAAGCTTGAAAACCTGTGTGGACAACATATCGCAATCTCGGACGATGCTGCATTGCGGCAAGAGATCGAAGCATATCTGGCCGCAGCAGACCTTCCGCCCCTTACTGAGACACAATCCAGTGATCTGGAACGTGCGATGTATTGCCTCAAGGACCGGGCGCGCACCTTCCCTGAACTGCTTGAAAAGGCTCATTTTGCACTGACAAGCCGCCCGATCGCTCCGGATGAAAAAGCCGCAAAGGCGCTGGCAACTGTATCCGATGGTATACTGACGGAATTGACGCCGCATCTGCAAAATGTTAGCTGGTCGCGGAACGAACTGGAGGAGGCACTGAATTCCTTTGCCGAGTCAAAGGAGCTCAAGTTCGGCAAGCTGGCCGGTCCGCTGAGGGCCGCTCTGGCGGGTCGTGCCGTTACGCCTTCGGTTTTTGACATGATGCTTGTGCTGGGACGGGAAGAAACCCTGGCGCGGCTTTCTGAAGCAGCGAAATAA
- a CDS encoding SufE family protein, with the protein MATPAFEEIVEDFEFLEDWEDRYRHVIEQGKAMEPLDDAFKVPATKVHGCASQVWLHPMIDSGVFKFDGDSDALIVRGLIAVLRALYNGLPVAEVPKVDAGAELARLGLNDHLSAQRSNGLRSMIERIRQVAQENA; encoded by the coding sequence ATGGCCACGCCCGCCTTTGAAGAGATTGTCGAGGATTTCGAGTTTCTCGAGGATTGGGAAGATCGGTATCGCCATGTCATCGAGCAGGGCAAGGCAATGGAGCCGTTGGACGACGCATTCAAGGTTCCGGCGACAAAAGTGCATGGATGCGCCAGTCAGGTCTGGCTGCATCCGATGATCGATTCCGGCGTTTTCAAGTTCGATGGTGACAGCGACGCACTGATCGTGCGTGGCCTGATCGCTGTTCTTCGGGCCTTGTACAACGGTTTGCCCGTGGCCGAAGTTCCCAAAGTCGATGCGGGGGCTGAACTGGCACGCCTTGGGCTGAACGATCACCTGTCCGCTCAGCGCTCAAACGGCCTGCGGTCGATGATCGAACGCATACGGCAGGTCGCACAGGAGAACGCCTGA
- a CDS encoding B12-binding domain-containing protein gives MSDEEDIVLSELNDDELVEQMFDDLYDGLKEEIEEGTNILLERGWTPYDILTKALVGGMTIVGHDFRDGILFVPEVLLAANAMKGGMSILKPLLAETGAPRVGKMVIGTVKGDIHDIGKNLVSMMMEGAGFEVVDLGINNPVENYLEALENEQPDILGMSALLTTTMPYMKVVIDTMVEQGVRDDYIVLVGGAPLNEEFGKAIGADAYCRDAAVAVETAKEFVGRKHNQLAG, from the coding sequence ATGTCCGACGAAGAAGACATCGTCCTGTCCGAACTGAATGATGACGAACTGGTCGAGCAGATGTTCGACGATCTCTACGATGGCCTGAAGGAAGAGATCGAAGAAGGCACCAACATCCTGCTGGAACGCGGATGGACACCTTATGACATCCTGACCAAGGCTCTGGTTGGCGGTATGACCATCGTGGGCCATGACTTCCGCGACGGCATCCTGTTCGTCCCCGAAGTTCTGCTGGCCGCAAACGCGATGAAGGGCGGCATGTCCATTCTCAAGCCGCTGCTGGCCGAAACCGGAGCACCGCGCGTCGGCAAGATGGTCATCGGCACCGTGAAGGGCGACATCCACGACATCGGCAAGAATCTTGTTTCGATGATGATGGAAGGCGCTGGCTTCGAAGTTGTCGATCTGGGCATCAACAACCCGGTCGAAAACTACCTGGAAGCGCTGGAAAACGAACAACCCGACATTCTGGGCATGTCGGCCCTGCTGACCACTACGATGCCTTACATGAAAGTGGTCATCGACACGATGGTCGAACAGGGCGTCCGCGACGATTACATCGTTCTGGTCGGCGGCGCGCCCCTGAATGAAGAGTTCGGCAAGGCCATCGGCGCGGATGCTTATTGCCGCGACGCAGCTGTTGCAGTGGAAACCGCCAAGGAATTCGTGGGCCGCAAGCACAACCAACTGGCTGGCTAA
- a CDS encoding ComEC/Rec2 family competence protein, with the protein MRVLARVEAALLHQTGYLFPWTPVLLATGIGLYFGVRVEPDRSVYAGLVCLGIALVALRRRLPPGVGTLAIGGALIAAGFILAGVRAHMVAEPVLSWRYYGPVEGRVVAMDRSASDALRLTLDQVRIGDVPQERRPQRIRLSVHGPAGTIAPGQRIMTTGHLSPPQGPVEPGGFDFRRHAWFQRLGAVGYTRVPVMTIAPATEGIAGPSHPRQRGLPAFGSLRSAWPFRSGSGRSCPEKSVDLPRPSPPEIAAGWGRRRFHPCGRPTLRICWPFPGFTWGF; encoded by the coding sequence ATGCGTGTTCTTGCACGGGTCGAGGCCGCGCTGCTGCACCAGACAGGCTACCTTTTCCCCTGGACGCCGGTTTTGCTGGCGACGGGGATTGGTCTTTATTTCGGCGTCCGCGTCGAGCCGGATCGGTCAGTTTATGCCGGTCTTGTCTGTCTTGGAATTGCTCTAGTCGCCTTGCGCCGCCGGCTGCCACCGGGGGTGGGAACGTTGGCAATCGGGGGGGCGCTGATCGCTGCCGGTTTCATTCTGGCAGGCGTTCGCGCCCATATGGTGGCGGAACCGGTTCTGTCGTGGCGATATTATGGCCCTGTCGAGGGGAGGGTCGTCGCCATGGATCGGTCTGCCTCGGATGCGTTGCGGTTGACGCTTGATCAGGTACGCATAGGGGATGTGCCTCAGGAGCGCAGGCCGCAGCGCATCCGTCTTTCCGTTCATGGTCCGGCGGGCACTATCGCACCGGGGCAGCGCATTATGACCACCGGTCATCTTTCGCCGCCGCAAGGCCCGGTCGAGCCCGGAGGGTTCGACTTTCGTCGCCATGCCTGGTTTCAACGATTGGGCGCGGTCGGTTATACCCGCGTCCCGGTCATGACCATCGCACCCGCGACAGAGGGGATTGCCGGACCATCGCACCCGCGACAGAGGGGATTGCCGGCATTCGGGTCACTGCGATCCGCATGGCCATTTCGCAGCGGGTCAGGCAGATCCTGCCCGGAGAAATCGGTGGATTTGCCGCGGCCGTCACCACCGGAGATCGCAGCGGGATGGGGCAGGAGACGCTTTCATCCTTGCGGGCGTCCAACCTTGCGCATCTGTTGGCCATTTCCGGGCTTCACATGGGGCTTCTGA
- a CDS encoding DUF1638 domain-containing protein, whose product MSNESLPDDASLTTKGYDDTGKGSILLIACGALAREILDIKTRNGWDHMALTCLPAILHVHPERITQAVEDAVARHQGNFDKIYIVYADCGTGGLLQTACEKLGVEMVKGPHCYSFFEGNQAFEDRREDETTAFYLTDFLARQFDAFVWKPLGLDRHPELRDMYFGNYTKLVYQAQIDSPELTERARECADRMGLEFERRFTGYGDLENTLSDWANRPK is encoded by the coding sequence ATGTCAAACGAATCCCTGCCAGATGATGCAAGCCTGACCACGAAAGGTTATGACGATACAGGCAAGGGAAGCATCCTGTTGATTGCCTGCGGCGCTCTTGCGCGCGAAATACTGGACATCAAAACAAGGAATGGCTGGGATCACATGGCTCTGACCTGCCTGCCGGCGATCCTGCACGTTCACCCGGAACGGATCACCCAGGCCGTGGAAGACGCCGTAGCCAGGCATCAAGGCAATTTTGACAAGATCTACATCGTTTACGCCGATTGCGGGACCGGGGGGCTGCTTCAGACCGCCTGCGAAAAACTTGGGGTCGAAATGGTGAAGGGCCCCCATTGCTATTCCTTCTTCGAAGGAAACCAGGCCTTTGAGGACCGCAGAGAAGACGAAACAACCGCTTTCTATCTGACAGATTTCCTGGCCCGGCAATTCGACGCTTTTGTCTGGAAGCCCCTTGGCCTGGACCGCCACCCGGAACTGCGTGACATGTATTTCGGCAATTACACCAAACTTGTCTATCAGGCCCAGATCGACAGCCCAGAGCTGACGGAACGCGCGCGCGAATGCGCAGACCGGATGGGGCTTGAATTCGAACGCCGGTTCACCGGTTACGGCGATCTGGAAAACACGCTGTCGGACTGGGCAAACCGCCCAAAATGA
- a CDS encoding Hint domain-containing protein gives MPTTFTAISLGKLADIDSFEGNNTAENASALVGKTFGGSDDPLAHNSVTWSAVGNPGSYYNMNNMSANDRFSIDGGPPQTFDGTSVYNATITYFDGSTARITAVVAQDVDGNTYLMPEFSDNSDQAALEAGPVRSITLNSLAGNRYSGLTSRREDWDLVPCFTPGTMIRTEQGARPIDTLSVGDRIETHDHGLQTLRWMGRRTVKATGPHAPVLFKAGAIGNTRDLMVSQQHRMLIGDWRLELHTGHSEALAPAKHLVNGSDIMLRPGGLVTYIHLLFDHHELLWAEDCLSESFHPGAQIWDSLGSAARQEIQSLFPELTLNGLAAYGPLARPLLTAFEAHASAA, from the coding sequence GTGCCGACTACGTTCACAGCCATCTCGCTCGGCAAGCTAGCCGATATCGACAGTTTCGAAGGCAACAACACAGCTGAAAACGCTTCGGCGCTTGTGGGGAAAACCTTTGGCGGGTCCGACGATCCGCTGGCTCACAACAGCGTCACCTGGAGCGCAGTCGGCAATCCGGGTTCGTACTACAACATGAACAACATGTCGGCCAATGATCGGTTTTCGATCGATGGCGGGCCGCCTCAGACATTCGATGGCACTTCGGTCTACAACGCCACGATCACCTATTTTGACGGATCAACTGCCAGGATTACCGCAGTTGTGGCGCAGGATGTGGATGGCAACACCTATCTGATGCCGGAATTCTCGGACAATTCGGACCAAGCCGCTTTGGAGGCTGGCCCTGTCCGCTCGATCACGCTCAACAGCCTTGCCGGAAACCGGTATTCAGGCCTGACATCCCGCCGTGAGGATTGGGATCTGGTGCCCTGCTTTACCCCCGGAACGATGATCCGCACCGAGCAAGGCGCGCGGCCGATTGATACCCTGTCCGTTGGCGACCGGATCGAAACCCATGATCATGGGCTGCAAACCCTGCGTTGGATGGGGCGACGAACCGTCAAGGCAACGGGTCCGCATGCGCCTGTTCTTTTCAAAGCGGGCGCCATCGGAAACACGCGCGACCTTATGGTGTCACAACAGCACCGCATGCTGATTGGGGATTGGCGTCTCGAGCTGCACACCGGACATAGCGAAGCCCTGGCGCCTGCCAAACATCTCGTGAACGGGTCCGACATCATGCTGCGGCCCGGAGGGTTGGTGACCTACATCCACCTGCTGTTCGATCACCACGAGCTGCTCTGGGCCGAAGATTGCCTGAGCGAGAGCTTTCATCCCGGCGCGCAAATCTGGGACAGTCTCGGTTCCGCCGCACGGCAGGAAATCCAGTCGCTGTTTCCGGAACTGACGTTGAATGGGCTTGCCGCGTACGGCCCGCTGGCCCGGCCCCTGTTGACCGCGTTCGAAGCGCATGCGTCGGCAGCCTGA
- the rnd gene encoding ribonuclease D, with product MKTLTTTQELADFCKAAEGYPYITVDTEFLRERTYYSKLCLVQLAVPSEDEDSAVLVDPLADGLSLDPLYDLFRNESVVKVFHAARQDLEIFWVEAGVFPKPLFDTQVAAMVCGFGEQVGYETLVRKICKQGVDKTSRFTDWSRRPLTDAQKNYALADVTHLRGIYEYLAAELEKTQRSHWVAEELRTLTQPATYDIRPEDAWKRVKTRTNSAKFLAVVRELAQFREAYAQENNVPRNRVFKDDALIELASTKPKTHSDLGGSRLLLREARKGAIAEGILAAVQRGVNCPPDKLPKVDTSRDKLKVNPALADLLRVLLKSKTESSGVAAKLIATSSDLDQIAAGERDVPALSGWRFEVFGEDALKLCEGKIALAAKGQSVKVVSL from the coding sequence ATGAAAACCCTGACGACGACGCAAGAGCTGGCCGATTTCTGCAAGGCCGCCGAAGGCTATCCCTATATTACGGTCGACACCGAATTCCTGCGCGAGCGGACGTATTACTCCAAGCTGTGCCTGGTGCAGCTGGCGGTTCCGTCCGAGGATGAAGACAGCGCTGTTCTGGTTGATCCGCTTGCCGATGGCTTGTCGCTTGACCCGCTTTACGATCTTTTCCGGAACGAAAGCGTGGTCAAGGTGTTCCATGCCGCCCGCCAGGACCTTGAGATTTTCTGGGTCGAGGCCGGCGTCTTTCCCAAGCCGCTGTTTGACACACAGGTCGCAGCGATGGTGTGCGGGTTTGGCGAACAGGTTGGCTATGAAACTCTGGTCCGGAAAATCTGCAAACAAGGCGTTGACAAGACCTCTCGGTTCACCGACTGGTCCCGGCGTCCTCTCACCGATGCTCAAAAAAACTATGCTCTGGCAGACGTGACGCATCTGCGCGGGATCTATGAATACCTGGCCGCAGAACTTGAAAAGACGCAGCGCAGCCATTGGGTTGCCGAAGAATTGCGGACGCTGACACAGCCTGCCACATATGACATCCGCCCTGAGGACGCATGGAAGCGGGTAAAGACGCGTACGAACTCGGCCAAGTTTCTGGCCGTAGTGCGGGAATTGGCGCAGTTTCGCGAAGCCTATGCGCAGGAAAACAACGTGCCACGGAACCGCGTATTCAAAGACGACGCGCTGATCGAGCTGGCATCGACCAAACCCAAAACACATTCGGATTTGGGCGGATCCCGCCTGTTGTTGCGCGAAGCCCGCAAGGGGGCGATCGCCGAAGGTATTCTGGCCGCAGTCCAGCGTGGCGTGAATTGCCCGCCCGACAAATTGCCCAAGGTCGACACTTCGCGCGACAAGCTCAAGGTCAATCCGGCGCTGGCTGACCTGCTGAGGGTTCTGCTGAAGTCCAAGACCGAAAGTTCAGGTGTGGCGGCGAAATTGATCGCCACAAGTTCGGACCTGGATCAGATTGCGGCCGGCGAGCGGGATGTTCCAGCCTTGTCGGGATGGCGGTTCGAGGTCTTTGGCGAGGATGCTCTCAAGCTGTGCGAAGGCAAGATTGCCCTGGCGGCCAAAGGACAGTCGGTCAAGGTCGTGTCCCTGTAA
- a CDS encoding ComEC/Rec2 family competence protein, whose translation MGQETLSSLRASNLAHLLAISGLHMGLLTGFVFVACRLGLSLCPPVALRLPVRKVAAVLALCAATLYLLLSGGNVATERAFVMVSVMLGAVLIDRRAISLRAVAVAAVIVLVLRPESLLSPGFQMSFAATTALVAVFGALREVGPLPGPNWLKPVVGVVMSSAIAGLATAPIGAAHFNTMSHYGLLANLLSVPVMGLLVVPSAVVAAFLAPFGLEALALTVMGWALHWILTVSDWVSNLEGAQGFVVSPPWYILPLVAFGALWMALWQGHARRAGAVPVVLAFLLWNSGHRPDVLIAENGGLVGVMTDKGRALSKSKGSGFVAGVWLENDGDGVDQIEAALRWPDGSIVQRYPLKDYEIIHITGKRAARAFDECRDNQIIISAVALALQGPCGVFDPERLYETGSLSVSNGKLTSSADMTGHRLWSPKPAGDRHSKQAQ comes from the coding sequence ATGGGGCAGGAGACGCTTTCATCCTTGCGGGCGTCCAACCTTGCGCATCTGTTGGCCATTTCCGGGCTTCACATGGGGCTTCTGACCGGTTTCGTGTTCGTGGCTTGCCGATTGGGTCTGTCGCTGTGCCCTCCTGTGGCGTTGCGACTTCCGGTTCGGAAAGTGGCCGCTGTGCTCGCGCTTTGTGCCGCAACCCTTTATCTGTTGTTGTCCGGGGGGAACGTTGCAACCGAACGGGCCTTTGTCATGGTCAGCGTCATGCTGGGGGCCGTGTTGATCGACCGACGCGCGATTTCGCTGCGTGCGGTTGCTGTTGCCGCCGTGATCGTTCTGGTTCTTCGACCCGAGTCGCTGCTGAGCCCCGGATTTCAAATGTCGTTCGCCGCAACCACAGCCTTGGTCGCCGTCTTCGGAGCGTTGCGAGAGGTAGGCCCGTTACCCGGCCCAAACTGGTTGAAACCGGTCGTTGGCGTGGTGATGTCATCGGCAATTGCAGGTCTTGCGACAGCCCCCATTGGTGCGGCGCATTTCAATACGATGTCCCATTACGGTCTGCTGGCAAACCTGCTTTCCGTTCCCGTCATGGGGCTTCTCGTCGTACCCTCTGCCGTCGTCGCTGCATTTCTTGCCCCGTTTGGACTGGAGGCACTTGCCCTGACCGTCATGGGGTGGGCATTGCATTGGATCCTTACGGTTTCCGACTGGGTGTCGAACCTTGAGGGGGCGCAGGGTTTTGTGGTCAGCCCGCCATGGTACATCCTGCCACTGGTCGCATTCGGCGCCTTGTGGATGGCCTTGTGGCAGGGACATGCACGGCGGGCCGGAGCAGTGCCTGTTGTCCTGGCATTTCTGCTTTGGAACTCGGGGCACAGACCGGATGTTCTGATCGCTGAAAACGGCGGATTGGTAGGGGTCATGACCGACAAGGGGCGGGCCCTCAGTAAAAGCAAAGGCAGCGGGTTTGTCGCCGGTGTCTGGCTTGAAAATGACGGGGACGGCGTTGATCAGATCGAGGCGGCGCTCAGATGGCCGGACGGCAGCATCGTTCAACGTTACCCGCTGAAGGACTATGAGATCATCCATATCACCGGAAAAAGGGCGGCGCGCGCGTTTGACGAATGTCGGGACAACCAGATCATCATCTCGGCTGTTGCGCTTGCCCTGCAAGGTCCGTGCGGGGTGTTCGATCCGGAACGGTTGTACGAAACCGGCAGCCTGTCGGTTTCGAACGGAAAGCTGACCTCAAGCGCAGACATGACCGGCCATCGGCTTTGGTCCCCGAAACCTGCCGGGGACCGTCATTCCAAGCAGGCTCAATAG
- the gltA gene encoding citrate synthase, which translates to MTESNKTATLTVHGKEYELPVHSPTAGPDVIDIRKLYGQAGVFTYDPGFTSTASCDSTITYINGEKGELLHRGYPIDQLAEKSHFLEVCYLLLYGELPAAKDLEKFETTITRHTMLHEQMQYFYRGFRRDAHPMAIMVGVVGAMSAFYHDSTDISDPQQREIASHRLIAKMPTIAAWAYKYHTGQPFVYPRNDLDYASNFLRMCFSVPAEEYEVNPILSRAMDRIFTLHADHEQNASTSTVRLASSSGANPFACIAAGIACLWGPAHGGANQACLEMLEEIGTVDRIPEFIARAKDKNDPFRLMGFGHRVYKNFDPRAKVMKQSADEVLDLLGVEDNPKLQVAKELEREALEDPYFAEKKLFPNVDFYSGIILEAMGFPTSMFTPIFALSRTVGWVSQWKEMIADPQNKIGRPRQLYLGETLRDYVDIENR; encoded by the coding sequence ATGACTGAAAGCAACAAAACAGCCACTCTGACCGTTCACGGCAAAGAGTACGAGTTGCCTGTTCATTCTCCGACCGCTGGTCCGGATGTCATTGATATCCGCAAGCTTTATGGTCAGGCCGGCGTCTTCACCTACGATCCCGGCTTCACTTCGACCGCAAGCTGCGACAGCACCATCACCTATATCAACGGCGAAAAAGGCGAACTGCTGCACCGGGGCTATCCGATCGACCAACTGGCCGAGAAATCGCATTTCCTCGAAGTCTGCTATCTTCTGCTGTACGGAGAACTGCCGGCGGCAAAGGATCTTGAGAAATTCGAGACCACGATCACACGCCACACCATGCTGCACGAGCAGATGCAGTATTTCTATCGCGGTTTCCGCCGCGACGCGCACCCGATGGCCATCATGGTCGGCGTCGTCGGCGCGATGTCGGCCTTCTATCACGATTCAACGGATATCTCGGACCCGCAGCAGCGTGAAATCGCATCGCATCGTCTGATCGCCAAGATGCCGACTATTGCTGCATGGGCCTACAAGTACCACACCGGTCAGCCTTTCGTGTATCCGCGCAACGATCTGGACTATGCGTCGAACTTCCTGCGCATGTGTTTCAGCGTTCCTGCCGAGGAATATGAGGTCAACCCGATCCTCAGCCGCGCCATGGACCGCATCTTTACGCTGCATGCGGATCACGAACAGAATGCCTCGACATCGACCGTGCGTCTGGCGTCGTCGTCGGGGGCAAACCCGTTTGCCTGTATCGCCGCCGGCATCGCTTGCCTTTGGGGTCCGGCTCATGGTGGCGCAAATCAGGCCTGCCTGGAAATGCTGGAAGAGATCGGCACAGTTGATCGCATTCCCGAGTTCATTGCCCGCGCCAAGGACAAGAACGATCCGTTCCGCCTGATGGGCTTTGGTCACCGCGTTTACAAGAATTTCGACCCGCGCGCCAAAGTGATGAAGCAATCGGCAGACGAAGTTCTTGATCTGCTGGGCGTTGAGGACAACCCGAAATTGCAGGTTGCCAAGGAACTGGAACGCGAAGCGCTGGAAGACCCGTATTTCGCCGAAAAGAAGTTGTTCCCGAATGTCGACTTCTACTCGGGCATCATCCTCGAAGCGATGGGTTTCCCGACTTCGATGTTCACGCCGATCTTCGCCCTGTCGCGCACCGTTGGCTGGGTCAGCCAGTGGAAAGAGATGATCGCCGATCCGCAAAACAAAATCGGCCGCCCGCGTCAGCTGTACTTGGGCGAAACGCTGCGCGATTACGTGGATATCGAAAATCGCTGA
- the lexA gene encoding transcriptional repressor LexA: MLTKKQLDLLEFIHKRVQADGVPPSFDEMKAALDLRSKSGIHRLITALEERGFIRRLAHRARAIEIVKLPESLGGEPTAGFTPRVIEGDRPKGPRPANVEPVSVDALELPVMGRIAAGVPIEAISHVSHHVAVPGPMVSGQGQHYALEVRGDSMIDAGINDGDVVVIRETSTADNGDIVVALVEDQEATLKRYFRRGNAIALEAANPAYETRVLPEEKVKVQGRLVGLIRTY; encoded by the coding sequence ATGCTGACCAAGAAGCAATTGGATTTGCTGGAATTCATCCACAAACGCGTGCAGGCGGACGGTGTTCCGCCCAGTTTTGATGAAATGAAGGCTGCTCTCGACCTGCGGTCGAAATCCGGCATTCACAGGTTGATCACCGCATTGGAGGAACGCGGGTTTATCCGCCGCCTTGCCCATCGCGCTCGGGCCATTGAGATTGTGAAACTGCCCGAAAGCCTTGGCGGCGAGCCAACGGCCGGCTTTACACCCCGCGTTATCGAAGGTGACAGGCCCAAGGGTCCCCGCCCTGCGAACGTGGAGCCTGTATCGGTGGACGCGCTGGAGCTGCCAGTCATGGGCCGGATCGCAGCCGGTGTTCCCATCGAAGCAATCAGCCATGTTTCGCATCACGTGGCCGTCCCCGGCCCCATGGTTTCGGGACAGGGTCAGCATTATGCATTGGAAGTTCGCGGTGATTCGATGATCGATGCCGGCATCAATGACGGTGATGTGGTCGTCATCCGGGAAACCTCGACCGCGGATAACGGCGACATTGTGGTTGCTCTGGTCGAAGATCAGGAAGCGACCCTCAAGCGGTACTTCCGCCGCGGCAATGCAATCGCGCTGGAGGCTGCAAACCCGGCCTATGAAACGCGCGTCCTGCCCGAAGAGAAGGTCAAGGTTCAGGGCCGGTTGGTCGGACTGATCCGCACCTATTGA
- a CDS encoding PA0069 family radical SAM protein — MNIARTIKARGTTTNEAGRFERFVTTATEDGWDIEEELPPLRTETREEVARSAIAYNRSPDLPFDRSINPYRGCEHGCVYCFARPSHAYLGLSSGLDFETRLIARPNMGHVLRKELSARSYKVAPIAMGTNTDPYQPIEKKHMITKSCLEVLSAFNHPVAIVTKGTLIERDLELLADMAGRGLVRVGISLTTLDADLSRRMEPRAPSPLRRLRVIRALTEAGIPVRVMTSPIVPGLTDHELESLLEAGKEAGADAASWIMLRLPREVSQLWQGWLADHEPSRAEKVMSKLREMHGGRDYDPRWGHRMRGEGEYAGIIAQRFLKSCKRLGLSVRSAPLRCDLFAVPPQPGDQLSLF, encoded by the coding sequence ATGAACATCGCGCGGACGATCAAGGCAAGAGGAACAACGACGAACGAAGCTGGTCGGTTTGAACGTTTTGTCACCACGGCAACCGAAGACGGGTGGGACATTGAAGAAGAATTGCCGCCGCTGCGTACCGAGACACGTGAAGAGGTTGCGCGCAGCGCTATTGCTTACAACCGATCCCCTGACTTGCCCTTCGATCGGTCGATCAACCCGTACCGGGGATGTGAACATGGCTGCGTTTACTGTTTTGCACGGCCCAGCCACGCGTATCTGGGGTTATCGTCAGGGTTGGATTTCGAAACCCGCCTGATCGCACGACCCAACATGGGACATGTTCTGCGCAAGGAATTGTCCGCCAGATCCTACAAAGTCGCGCCGATTGCAATGGGCACGAATACGGACCCGTATCAGCCGATTGAGAAAAAGCACATGATTACAAAGTCCTGCCTTGAGGTTTTGAGTGCGTTCAATCACCCGGTCGCAATCGTCACCAAGGGTACTCTGATAGAGCGGGATCTGGAGTTGCTTGCCGACATGGCAGGCCGGGGGCTGGTACGGGTTGGCATTTCGCTGACCACGCTGGATGCGGATTTGTCCCGCCGGATGGAACCAAGGGCACCGTCGCCACTTCGGCGGCTGCGCGTGATCCGAGCGCTGACGGAAGCGGGCATTCCGGTGCGCGTTATGACATCACCCATCGTGCCGGGGCTGACGGATCATGAACTTGAAAGCCTGCTGGAAGCCGGGAAAGAGGCTGGCGCGGATGCCGCTAGCTGGATCATGTTGCGCCTGCCGCGCGAGGTTTCGCAGCTTTGGCAGGGCTGGCTTGCCGATCATGAGCCTTCGCGGGCGGAAAAGGTCATGTCCAAACTGCGGGAAATGCATGGGGGGCGGGATTACGATCCGCGTTGGGGGCACAGAATGCGGGGCGAGGGTGAGTATGCCGGGATCATCGCTCAAAGGTTTTTGAAGTCCTGCAAACGTCTGGGGCTGTCCGTAAGATCGGCCCCGTTGCGTTGCGACTTGTTTGCGGTGCCGCCGCAGCCCGGAGACCAACTGAGCCTGTTCTGA